From Kamptonema formosum PCC 6407, a single genomic window includes:
- a CDS encoding TIGR04168 family protein, whose protein sequence is MNEAKVIKIVVVGDVHDRWEAEDGLALKHLGVDLVLFVGDFGNESVEVVQAIASLDIPKAAVFGNHDAWYTATEWGRSQCPYDRQQENRVQQQLDLMGEAHVGYGKRDFPELGVTVVGGRPFTWGGPDWKYPDFYSEWFGVENFAESTRRIAAAAAEADCESLIFLGHTGPTGLGDAPEDPCGRDWKPLGGDFGDPDFGDAIAQTRAAGKQIPLVTFGHMHHNLRHTKKVLRKSVEVSAEETVYLNAARVPRIVEEGRRRLRNFSVVLLEGGIVSEVSLVWVGDDFAVALEQILYRRIDPMVQVVC, encoded by the coding sequence ATGAATGAAGCTAAGGTTATCAAAATTGTGGTAGTGGGGGACGTTCACGATCGGTGGGAAGCTGAGGATGGGCTTGCTCTGAAGCATCTAGGTGTTGATTTGGTGTTGTTTGTGGGAGATTTTGGGAATGAGTCGGTGGAGGTAGTACAGGCGATCGCATCTTTGGATATTCCCAAGGCGGCGGTTTTTGGCAATCACGATGCTTGGTACACGGCGACGGAGTGGGGTAGAAGTCAGTGCCCTTACGATCGCCAGCAGGAAAATCGGGTGCAGCAGCAGTTAGATTTAATGGGAGAAGCTCATGTTGGGTATGGAAAGCGAGACTTTCCAGAGTTGGGTGTGACGGTGGTAGGGGGTCGGCCTTTTACTTGGGGAGGGCCCGATTGGAAGTATCCAGATTTTTACAGTGAGTGGTTTGGGGTGGAGAATTTTGCAGAGTCTACGCGGCGGATTGCTGCGGCTGCGGCTGAGGCGGATTGTGAAAGCCTGATTTTTTTGGGCCACACTGGGCCAACTGGTTTGGGGGATGCGCCGGAAGATCCCTGTGGGAGAGATTGGAAGCCGTTGGGGGGGGATTTTGGCGATCCAGATTTTGGAGATGCGATCGCGCAAACTCGCGCTGCTGGGAAGCAGATTCCGCTGGTGACATTTGGTCATATGCACCACAACCTGCGCCACACAAAGAAGGTTTTGCGGAAGTCGGTAGAGGTAAGCGCTGAGGAGACGGTGTATTTGAATGCGGCGAGAGTACCCCGAATTGTGGAAGAGGGAAGGAGGCGACTGCGGAATTTTTCGGTGGTGTTGCTGGAAGGGGGGATAGTGTCGGAGGTTTCTCTGGTTTGGGTTGGGGATGATTTCGCTGTGGCCTTGGAACAGATTTTATATCGGCGGATCGATCCGATGGTGCAGGTTGTTTGTTAA
- the nadA gene encoding quinolinate synthase NadA yields MFTIAATQPNTLIPRLPHDLFAAIKTLKQELNAVILAHYYQDPDIQDIADYIGDSLELARKAANTNADVIVFAGVHFMAETAKILNPNKLVLLPDLNAGCSLADSCPPDAFAAFKAEHPDHLVISYINCTAAIKAMSDIICTSSNSVKIVNQIPKNQPIIFGPDRNLGRYVAKQTGRDMVLWQGACMVHEIFSEKKIVQLKIEHPEAEVIAHPECEPPVLRHANYIGSTTALLKYSQSSLSETFIVATEPGIIHQMQKESPEKQFIPAPPTNNCACNECPHMRLNTLEKLYLAMKNRTPEITLAGDIQAAALRPIQRMLEMSM; encoded by the coding sequence GTGTTTACCATCGCCGCAACTCAGCCAAATACTCTCATTCCCAGACTACCTCACGACTTGTTTGCAGCCATTAAAACCCTCAAACAAGAACTAAACGCCGTCATCCTCGCTCATTATTACCAAGATCCCGACATTCAAGACATAGCAGACTACATCGGCGACTCCCTCGAACTGGCCCGCAAAGCGGCTAATACTAACGCCGATGTCATCGTCTTTGCCGGCGTTCACTTCATGGCAGAAACAGCCAAAATTCTTAACCCGAATAAACTCGTATTACTCCCTGATTTAAATGCAGGTTGTTCCCTAGCTGATAGTTGCCCTCCCGATGCTTTTGCAGCCTTTAAAGCCGAACATCCCGACCATTTAGTAATTTCTTATATCAATTGCACTGCCGCAATTAAGGCAATGAGCGACATTATTTGTACAAGTTCTAATTCTGTCAAAATTGTCAACCAAATTCCCAAAAATCAACCGATTATTTTTGGCCCAGATCGCAATCTCGGTCGCTACGTTGCCAAACAAACTGGTAGAGATATGGTACTCTGGCAAGGGGCGTGCATGGTTCACGAAATCTTCTCAGAAAAGAAGATAGTACAGCTCAAAATCGAACATCCCGAAGCCGAAGTAATTGCTCATCCAGAATGCGAACCGCCAGTTTTACGCCATGCTAATTATATTGGTTCGACAACGGCATTGCTCAAGTATTCTCAATCGAGTCTCAGTGAAACTTTCATTGTTGCGACTGAACCGGGAATTATTCACCAAATGCAGAAAGAATCTCCCGAAAAACAATTCATTCCTGCTCCTCCGACTAATAATTGTGCTTGCAATGAATGTCCGCACATGAGATTAAATACTTTAGAAAAATTGTATCTGGCTATGAAAAATCGCACTCCTGAGATTACCTTAGCTGGTGATATCCAAGCAGCAGCTTTACGACCAATTCAGCGGATGTTAGAAATGAGTATGTAA
- a CDS encoding TIGR04282 family arsenosugar biosynthesis glycosyltransferase: MKEKLIVFTRYPEAGKTKTRLIPVLGKEGAAKLHQQLTEGTISQAKQLKNTRQLFVEVNFTGGSEELMEAWLGNDIFYQNQVTGDLGIKMAAAFEMSFNSGVEKVVLIGTDCPGLNSQLIALAFEELEGQDLVLGPALDGGYYLIGLRRFVPEIFMGINWGTAEVLGQSVAIAQNLNLAIAYLSPLADIDRPEDLSILPPSINL, translated from the coding sequence ATGAAAGAAAAGTTGATCGTTTTTACCCGCTATCCCGAAGCGGGAAAGACTAAAACTCGGCTGATTCCAGTGCTAGGAAAAGAAGGTGCGGCAAAACTTCATCAACAACTGACTGAAGGCACTATTTCCCAAGCTAAGCAACTCAAAAATACTCGCCAACTTTTTGTAGAAGTTAACTTCACAGGAGGTAGCGAGGAACTCATGGAAGCATGGCTGGGAAATGATATTTTTTACCAAAATCAGGTGACAGGTGATTTGGGTATAAAAATGGCGGCTGCGTTTGAGATGTCTTTTAATTCTGGTGTTGAGAAAGTTGTGCTTATTGGTACTGATTGTCCAGGTTTGAACTCTCAATTAATTGCCCTAGCTTTTGAGGAACTTGAAGGTCAAGACTTGGTGCTGGGCCCAGCTTTAGATGGAGGTTATTATCTGATTGGTTTGCGGAGGTTTGTACCGGAAATTTTCATGGGTATTAACTGGGGAACGGCTGAGGTTTTGGGTCAAAGTGTCGCGATCGCACAGAATCTCAATTTAGCCATTGCTTATCTTTCCCCACTCGCTGATATTGACCGGCCGGAGGATCTTTCTATTTTACCCCCCAGCATTAATCTATGA
- a CDS encoding CHAT domain-containing protein, translated as MGKGFGDFNKKHGKNYQKFLDKLLQIVIDSKSNPGAVNSFLKANLDKLDDNFAFLLQKWEKKKLSFVPSEMARDVAVYIVNISNLIKDFPLGNKTLKLKIAKAGYEIASTVLTREAFPQEWAVTERNLGTVYLDHISSERAQNLERAIACFKNALDVEVCETFPEEWAATQINLGATYRKRIYGDRANNMEQAIIACQNALQVLTKDTFPRYWALAHNNLGNAYSNRISGSRNKNLKLAIVSYESALQVFTVEAYPEDWAMTQNNLSLVYNEWTEGNRAENLEVAITGYQSALQIYTYEEFPVDWAMLQNNLGNAYCDRVSGDKLEHLEQAIAAYQSTLQVYTREAFPKDWAETQNNLATVYTTKGQINKAIKSYRLALEIDTPTAFPVECFRDGCNLGITAFIFGFWEQAIEGYSAAIEALEISRSWTTSDSRRQEIVAEAIDIYEKMVQACINAAQMDKAIETVERSRSKRIVDLMASNDLYSGGEIPSEVQELLQQYEALQKQIDSERFRNGSESNRELMESGSLTKNRAAFQAYNEAIAILETQKDQVFEQIRGLDPVLAGEIQVSPLEFAKMQKLIDRPTTAILSFYTTTDNTYIFVLRQNQSTPSLHTCMGEGIEILQNWIEQNWLQPYLNDKGTWQSQLNDFLAELAQRLQINNLIDQYLQGIEELILVPHLLLHQIPLAALPIQDTEHSYLGDKFLIRYAPSCQVLEFCQERENRHPSGDSLNYGIVEDATEDLACASFEAEQIANLFNIPESQRLKGRSQATKSNYRQLALQVQLLHSCHHAQSRLDKPLESKLILADETLTLGELLTPGWRLPNLWDVFLSCCETNLGVPESLADEILTLSTGFLCAGARSVISTLWSVNDLATALFSIFYYQERQQGRSRPEALQQAQKKLRSLTQEDIKPLSLEVQAKRQAARKQRNQYPPSSADYLKWDGEYRKYAGVTLQIEEVRNSIDAQPFLHPHYWAAFTCSGLR; from the coding sequence ATGGGAAAAGGATTTGGCGATTTCAATAAAAAACACGGCAAAAATTACCAAAAATTTTTAGATAAATTATTACAAATCGTAATCGATAGCAAAAGCAACCCAGGAGCAGTTAACTCTTTTTTAAAAGCAAACTTGGATAAATTAGATGATAACTTTGCTTTTTTATTGCAAAAATGGGAAAAGAAAAAGTTGTCCTTTGTACCCTCAGAAATGGCACGAGATGTGGCAGTATATATTGTCAATATCAGTAACTTAATTAAAGATTTTCCTCTAGGCAACAAGACACTTAAATTAAAAATAGCAAAGGCAGGCTATGAGATAGCTTCGACTGTTCTTACCCGTGAAGCTTTCCCACAAGAATGGGCTGTAACCGAAAGGAATTTAGGCACTGTTTACCTCGACCATATTAGTAGTGAACGAGCACAAAATTTAGAGAGGGCAATTGCTTGCTTCAAAAATGCTCTGGATGTTGAAGTATGCGAGACGTTTCCAGAAGAATGGGCCGCAACTCAAATTAATTTGGGAGCTACCTATAGAAAGCGAATTTACGGCGACCGAGCAAATAACATGGAGCAAGCAATCATAGCTTGTCAAAATGCTTTACAAGTCCTAACTAAAGATACGTTTCCTCGATATTGGGCATTAGCTCATAATAATTTGGGTAATGCCTATTCCAACCGGATTAGCGGCAGCCGTAACAAAAACTTAAAGTTGGCAATTGTATCTTACGAATCTGCTTTGCAAGTTTTCACTGTTGAGGCATACCCTGAAGATTGGGCGATGACTCAAAATAATCTGTCTCTTGTTTACAATGAGTGGACTGAAGGCAACCGCGCTGAGAACCTAGAAGTCGCAATTACTGGTTATCAATCAGCCTTGCAAATCTACACCTATGAAGAATTTCCTGTAGATTGGGCTATGCTGCAAAATAATTTAGGTAATGCTTACTGCGACAGAGTTAGTGGCGATAAATTAGAACATTTAGAACAGGCAATAGCTGCTTATCAATCAACCTTGCAAGTTTATACTCGTGAAGCATTCCCTAAAGATTGGGCTGAGACTCAAAACAATCTAGCTACAGTTTACACTACTAAGGGTCAGATTAATAAGGCTATTAAATCTTACCGCCTAGCTTTAGAAATAGATACTCCAACCGCTTTTCCTGTAGAATGCTTCAGAGACGGATGTAATCTGGGCATTACAGCATTTATTTTTGGGTTCTGGGAACAAGCAATTGAAGGCTATTCTGCTGCGATCGAAGCACTAGAAATTAGTCGTAGTTGGACAACTTCTGATTCCCGTCGTCAAGAAATAGTAGCAGAAGCAATTGATATCTATGAAAAAATGGTGCAAGCCTGCATCAATGCTGCTCAAATGGATAAAGCGATTGAAACTGTCGAACGCTCTCGTTCCAAACGTATCGTAGATTTGATGGCAAGTAATGACCTCTACTCTGGCGGCGAAATCCCTTCGGAAGTGCAAGAATTATTGCAGCAATATGAAGCTTTACAAAAGCAAATTGACTCTGAACGATTCCGTAATGGTTCTGAGAGCAACCGAGAATTAATGGAATCGGGAAGCCTTACCAAGAATCGCGCTGCTTTTCAAGCTTACAATGAAGCGATCGCTATCCTAGAAACCCAAAAAGATCAAGTCTTTGAACAAATCAGAGGGTTAGACCCCGTACTCGCTGGCGAAATTCAAGTTAGCCCCCTTGAATTCGCCAAGATGCAGAAACTTATCGATCGACCAACCACTGCTATCCTGAGTTTCTACACAACTACCGACAACACTTATATCTTTGTCCTACGACAAAATCAGTCAACTCCCTCTCTCCATACCTGTATGGGAGAAGGAATAGAAATATTGCAAAACTGGATTGAGCAAAACTGGTTGCAGCCATATCTTAACGATAAAGGCACTTGGCAGTCTCAGCTTAATGATTTCTTGGCTGAACTAGCTCAACGTTTACAAATCAATAACCTGATTGACCAATATCTCCAAGGCATCGAAGAACTGATTTTAGTACCTCACTTGCTGTTGCACCAAATTCCTCTTGCAGCTTTACCGATTCAAGACACTGAACACTCCTATTTGGGTGACAAATTTCTGATTCGCTATGCCCCCAGTTGCCAAGTTTTAGAATTCTGCCAAGAACGCGAAAACCGACACCCAAGTGGAGATTCTCTCAACTACGGTATCGTTGAAGATGCCACAGAAGACTTAGCCTGCGCCAGTTTTGAAGCAGAGCAAATTGCTAATCTATTCAATATCCCTGAAAGTCAGCGTTTGAAAGGTCGCAGCCAAGCTACAAAAAGCAACTACCGTCAGTTAGCTTTACAAGTTCAGTTACTTCACTCCTGCCACCATGCCCAATCTCGTCTTGATAAACCACTAGAATCAAAACTGATACTGGCAGATGAGACATTGACACTGGGAGAACTGCTGACTCCAGGTTGGCGACTTCCGAACCTCTGGGATGTATTTCTCTCCTGTTGCGAGACAAATTTGGGAGTTCCTGAATCTTTGGCTGATGAAATTCTGACCCTATCGACAGGCTTTTTGTGTGCGGGTGCGAGAAGTGTTATCAGTACGCTGTGGTCAGTGAATGACTTGGCTACAGCCCTGTTTTCTATTTTCTACTATCAGGAACGACAACAAGGTAGAAGCCGCCCAGAAGCTTTGCAACAAGCACAGAAAAAATTGCGATCGCTCACCCAAGAAGATATCAAACCATTATCCTTAGAGGTACAAGCGAAGCGCCAAGCTGCTAGAAAACAGCGCAATCAATACCCGCCTAGTTCAGCAGACTATTTAAAATGGGATGGTGAATACCGCAAGTACGCCGGAGTAACACTTCAAATTGAGGAAGTCAGAAATTCTATCGACGCTCAACCCTTTTTACATCCTCATTACTGGGCAGCTTTTACCTGTTCTGGTTTGCGTTAA